Proteins found in one Litorihabitans aurantiacus genomic segment:
- a CDS encoding phospho-sugar mutase, producing MVAQAVLARARAWVLDDPDEATAAEVTALCAAAEQGDDAAAAELGDRFAGTLQFGTAGLRGVIGGGSNRMNRAVVLRAAAGLTAYLTRTLAEQGAERPRVVIGYDARHYSSVFAHDTAAVVTAAGGEALLMPQEWPTPVLAFAVRHLDADAGVMVTASHNPAADNGYKVYLGGRVVTDSGQGAQIVPPYDAAIAAEIAAVKQVADIARAPGGWRVLDDDVHTAYLAALAEQPAHPGVGSLRVVTTAMHGVGGATLTSALVAAGVTDLHTVPEQAEPDPAFPTVAFPNPEEPGAMDLAVQLAGGLEANVIIAVDPDADRCAVAIPAPGHDGGWRRLSGDETGALLGEHVASGVTQPGAVLASSIVSSRQLASIARAHGLRHRATLTGFKWISRVPDLAFGYEEALGYCVLPAAVRDKDGISAALAVVNLLAAARERGSDLQGELDALALRDGLVATAPVTVRVTDLALIGEAMARLRTAPPAALGGSEVTRVVDLTGGLEVPDPDGLNGGAYTVPGTDGLLLETADGSRVIVRPSGTEPKLKAYLEVQVAVADAEALPAARATAQERLAAIVADVRSATGM from the coding sequence ATGGTCGCCCAGGCCGTTCTCGCCCGGGCGCGCGCGTGGGTGCTGGACGACCCGGACGAGGCCACCGCGGCCGAGGTCACCGCGCTGTGCGCCGCCGCGGAGCAGGGCGACGACGCCGCCGCCGCCGAGCTCGGCGACCGGTTCGCCGGCACGCTGCAGTTCGGTACGGCCGGTCTGCGCGGCGTCATCGGCGGCGGGAGCAACCGGATGAACCGCGCCGTCGTGCTGCGCGCGGCGGCCGGACTCACGGCCTACCTGACGCGGACTCTCGCCGAGCAGGGGGCGGAGCGCCCCCGCGTCGTCATCGGCTACGACGCGCGCCACTACAGCAGCGTCTTCGCGCACGACACGGCCGCCGTCGTCACCGCCGCCGGGGGCGAGGCGCTCCTCATGCCGCAGGAGTGGCCGACGCCGGTGCTCGCCTTCGCGGTGCGCCACCTGGACGCCGACGCCGGCGTCATGGTCACCGCCTCGCACAACCCGGCGGCCGACAACGGCTACAAGGTCTACCTCGGCGGCCGGGTCGTGACCGACTCCGGCCAGGGCGCCCAGATCGTGCCGCCCTACGACGCCGCCATCGCCGCCGAGATCGCCGCCGTGAAGCAGGTGGCGGACATCGCGCGCGCGCCCGGCGGCTGGCGCGTGCTGGACGACGACGTGCACACCGCCTACCTCGCGGCCCTCGCCGAGCAGCCCGCGCACCCGGGGGTCGGGTCGCTGCGCGTGGTGACGACGGCGATGCACGGTGTCGGCGGCGCGACCCTCACCAGCGCGCTCGTGGCCGCCGGCGTCACCGACCTGCACACCGTGCCGGAGCAGGCCGAGCCCGACCCCGCGTTCCCGACCGTCGCGTTCCCGAACCCGGAGGAGCCGGGGGCGATGGACCTGGCGGTGCAGCTGGCGGGCGGCCTCGAGGCAAACGTGATCATCGCCGTCGACCCCGACGCCGACCGGTGCGCGGTCGCGATCCCCGCACCCGGGCACGACGGCGGGTGGCGGCGCCTCAGCGGCGACGAGACCGGGGCGCTGCTGGGCGAGCACGTGGCGAGCGGCGTGACGCAACCGGGCGCCGTGCTCGCGAGCTCGATCGTGTCCTCGCGCCAGCTCGCCTCGATCGCGCGCGCCCACGGTCTGCGCCACCGCGCGACGCTCACGGGCTTCAAGTGGATCTCCCGCGTGCCCGACCTCGCGTTCGGGTACGAGGAGGCGCTCGGGTACTGCGTGCTGCCGGCCGCGGTGCGGGACAAGGACGGGATCTCGGCCGCGCTCGCCGTCGTGAACCTGCTCGCCGCCGCGCGGGAGCGGGGAAGTGACCTCCAGGGTGAGCTGGACGCGCTCGCGCTGCGCGACGGCCTGGTCGCGACGGCGCCGGTGACGGTGCGCGTGACCGACCTCGCGCTCATCGGCGAGGCGATGGCGCGCCTGCGCACCGCTCCCCCGGCCGCGCTGGGCGGCAGCGAGGTGACGCGCGTCGTCGACCTCACGGGTGGGCTCGAGGTGCCGGACCCCGACGGCCTCAACGGCGGCGCCTACACCGTGCCGGGAACCGACGGGCTCCTGCTGGAGACGGCCGACGGCTCGCGCGTGATCGTCCGGCCGAGCGGGACGGAGCCGAAGCTCAAGGCCTACCTCGAGGTGCAGGTGGCCGTGGCCGACGCCGAGGCTCTTCCGGCGGCGCGGGCGACGGCGCAGGAGCGGCTCGCGGCGATCGTGGCCGACGTGCGGAGCGCGACCGGGATGTAG
- a CDS encoding ABC-F family ATP-binding cassette domain-containing protein has translation MSAPHPAPPVHPRHPGTPVLALRGVSFAYPGDGATHPVLTDVTLQVDPGHRTGLVGENGSGKSTLLRILAGDLTPDRGTVERPADLGLLAQELPYPDGTAAAVVLEDALAAVRAIEQELDAAARALAGAASPAAGERAEDRYARALAAAEAAQVWDAGTRVAQVLGGLGLGAVLEDPARTVGTLSGGLRTRLHLASLLVRRPTALVLDEPTNHLDDDATDYLASVLRAHPGAVLMASHDRAFLDDVATHVADLDPRATPVGESTGLTLTRGSFSDHLVAAAAAREAWEERHAAEQEELARLRDAVATTARQVAHGRGPTDNDKFITRFKGARVERTVSRRVRDAATRLAELERTQVRKPRPPLRLTIRGGAPTTRAHGHRPGALLAWARDVVVPGRLDLAAPGSQVRRIEVTAGSRTLLTGANGAGKSTLLHVLAGDLAPSRGTVGTMAGVRVGLLEQDLALAGEHRTPRELLALVHGGSGEADDGAHVDASGLLAPRDLARPVADLSVGTRRRVVLAMLLAQAPDVLLLDEPTNHLSLTLVDELVAALEDWPGAVVVASHDRWLRRLWRGETVHLGQIGT, from the coding sequence GTGTCAGCACCGCACCCCGCTCCACCCGTCCACCCCCGGCACCCCGGCACCCCCGTCCTCGCCCTGCGCGGCGTCTCCTTCGCCTACCCGGGCGACGGCGCCACCCACCCCGTCCTGACCGACGTCACCCTCCAGGTCGACCCCGGTCACCGCACGGGTCTCGTCGGGGAGAACGGCTCGGGCAAGTCCACGCTCCTGCGGATCCTCGCCGGCGACCTGACCCCGGACCGCGGCACCGTCGAGCGTCCCGCGGACCTCGGCCTCCTCGCCCAGGAGCTGCCCTATCCCGACGGCACGGCGGCCGCGGTGGTGCTCGAGGACGCCCTCGCCGCCGTGCGCGCGATCGAGCAGGAGCTCGACGCGGCGGCCCGGGCGCTCGCGGGTGCGGCCTCGCCCGCGGCCGGCGAGCGCGCCGAGGACCGCTACGCCCGCGCGCTCGCCGCGGCCGAGGCCGCGCAGGTGTGGGACGCGGGCACCCGCGTCGCCCAGGTGCTCGGCGGCCTCGGGCTCGGCGCGGTGCTCGAGGATCCCGCCCGCACCGTGGGCACCCTCTCCGGCGGCCTGCGCACGCGCCTGCACCTCGCCTCGCTCCTGGTCCGACGCCCGACCGCGCTCGTCCTCGACGAGCCCACCAACCACCTCGACGACGACGCCACCGACTACCTCGCGAGCGTCCTGCGTGCGCACCCGGGCGCGGTGCTCATGGCGAGCCACGACCGCGCGTTCCTCGACGACGTCGCCACCCACGTCGCCGATCTCGACCCCCGCGCGACCCCGGTCGGGGAGAGCACCGGCCTGACGCTGACCCGCGGCTCCTTCAGCGACCACCTCGTGGCCGCGGCGGCGGCCCGGGAGGCGTGGGAGGAGCGCCACGCCGCGGAGCAGGAGGAGCTGGCGCGGTTGCGCGACGCCGTCGCCACGACCGCGCGCCAGGTCGCCCACGGGCGGGGGCCGACGGACAACGACAAGTTCATCACCAGGTTCAAGGGTGCCCGTGTGGAGCGCACCGTCTCCCGCCGCGTGCGTGACGCCGCCACCCGCCTGGCCGAGCTCGAGCGCACCCAGGTCCGCAAGCCGCGGCCCCCGCTGCGCCTGACGATCCGCGGCGGTGCCCCGACCACGCGTGCCCACGGCCACCGGCCGGGTGCGCTGCTCGCCTGGGCGCGCGACGTCGTCGTGCCCGGCCGGCTCGACCTCGCCGCGCCGGGCTCGCAGGTGCGCAGGATCGAGGTGACCGCCGGGTCCCGCACGCTGCTGACCGGGGCGAACGGTGCGGGGAAGTCGACGCTCCTGCACGTGCTGGCGGGTGATCTGGCGCCCTCGCGCGGCACCGTGGGCACGATGGCCGGCGTGCGCGTGGGTCTGCTCGAGCAGGACCTCGCCCTGGCGGGCGAGCACCGCACGCCGCGCGAGCTGCTGGCGCTCGTGCACGGTGGCTCGGGCGAGGCTGACGACGGCGCGCACGTCGACGCGTCCGGCCTCCTCGCGCCGCGCGACCTCGCCCGCCCCGTGGCCGACCTCTCGGTCGGCACCCGACGCCGCGTGGTGCTCGCGATGCTGCTGGCGCAGGCACCGGACGTGCTGCTGCTCGACGAGCCGACCAACCACCTGTCGCTCACCCTGGTGGACGAGCTGGTGGCCGCGCTCGAGGACTGGCCGGGCGCCGTCGTGGTGGCCTCGCACGACCGCTGGCTCCGGCGGCTCTGGCGCGGCGAGACCGTCCACCTGGGGCAGATCGGCACGTAA
- the sigE gene encoding RNA polymerase sigma factor SigE — protein MQAEEWHPPTWDEIVREHTPQVYRLAYRLTGQVADAEDLTQEVFLRVFRSLDTYTPGTFAGWLHRITTNLFLDQVRRRARNRTTALGEYDADAPRAARADEPERGFEIGNLDVDIQSALDELPPEYRAAVVLRDIEDLTYDEIADVLGISLGTVRSRIHRGRARLRTSLAHRSPAEVAAASESDGAGPSRRAVPQLPLLTPRPAQ, from the coding sequence GTGCAGGCCGAGGAGTGGCACCCGCCCACCTGGGACGAGATCGTGCGCGAGCACACGCCGCAGGTGTACCGGCTCGCGTACCGGCTGACCGGTCAGGTGGCCGACGCCGAGGACCTCACGCAGGAGGTCTTCCTCCGCGTCTTCCGCTCGCTCGACACCTACACCCCCGGCACCTTCGCGGGCTGGCTGCACCGCATCACCACCAACCTCTTCCTCGACCAGGTGCGACGCCGGGCGCGCAACCGCACGACCGCGCTGGGGGAGTACGACGCCGACGCCCCGCGAGCCGCGCGCGCGGACGAGCCCGAGCGCGGCTTCGAGATCGGCAACCTCGACGTCGACATCCAGTCCGCGCTCGACGAGCTGCCGCCGGAGTACCGCGCCGCCGTCGTGCTGCGGGACATCGAGGACCTGACCTACGACGAGATCGCCGACGTCCTCGGGATCTCGCTGGGCACGGTGCGCTCGCGCATCCACCGCGGCCGGGCGCGGCTGCGCACGTCGCTGGCCCACCGCTCGCCCGCCGAGGTGGCGGCCGCCAGCGAGAGCGACGGCGCCGGACCCTCGCGCCGCGCGGTGCCGCAGCTCCCGCTCCTGACGCCGAGGCCCGCCCAGTGA
- a CDS encoding TIGR00730 family Rossman fold protein encodes MTDHTTNHTTDRTADPAVDRPTHQRGPVTLRGQLVPATTTDERLLGTDDGAWVHSDPWRVLRIQSEFVEGFGALADLGPAVSVFGSARIREGDPEWALGEAVARELVDAGYAVITGGGPGLMEAANKGAHEAGGVSVGLGIELPFEQGMNPYVDLGVNFRYFFVRKTMFVKYASGFIVLPGGFGTLDELFEAITLVQTGKVRQFPIVLVGTAFWSGLIDWLRSTLRERGLVGTHDVDLLQVVDDPAEAVRLVTRAAAELARQEREATSEAAAEGAE; translated from the coding sequence ATGACGGACCACACCACCAACCACACGACCGACCGCACCGCGGACCCCGCCGTCGACCGCCCGACCCACCAGCGCGGGCCGGTGACGCTGCGCGGTCAGCTCGTGCCCGCCACCACCACCGACGAGCGCCTGCTCGGGACCGACGACGGCGCCTGGGTGCACTCCGACCCGTGGCGCGTGCTGCGCATCCAGTCGGAGTTCGTCGAGGGGTTCGGCGCGCTGGCCGACCTCGGGCCCGCGGTGAGCGTCTTCGGTTCGGCACGCATCCGCGAGGGCGACCCGGAGTGGGCGCTGGGTGAGGCCGTGGCACGTGAGCTGGTGGACGCGGGCTACGCCGTCATCACGGGCGGCGGGCCGGGTCTGATGGAGGCTGCCAACAAGGGTGCGCACGAGGCCGGTGGTGTGTCTGTCGGACTCGGGATCGAGCTGCCGTTCGAGCAGGGGATGAACCCCTACGTCGACCTCGGCGTCAACTTCCGCTACTTCTTCGTGCGCAAGACGATGTTCGTCAAGTACGCCTCGGGGTTCATCGTCCTGCCGGGCGGTTTCGGGACGCTGGACGAGCTGTTCGAGGCGATCACGCTGGTGCAGACGGGCAAGGTGCGGCAGTTCCCGATCGTGCTGGTCGGCACGGCGTTCTGGTCCGGGCTCATCGACTGGCTGCGCTCCACGCTGCGCGAGCGGGGTCTGGTGGGGACCCACGACGTCGACCTCCTGCAGGTGGTGGACGACCCGGCCGAGGCGGTCCGGCTGGTCACGCGGGCGGCGGCCGAACTGGCCCGCCAGGAGCGCGAGGCGACGAGCGAGGCGGCCGCCGAGGGGGCCGAGTAG
- a CDS encoding NAD(P)H-quinone dehydrogenase, which translates to MTSPTPPATSASTPAPDGLAATSAANGPGKAPDAKRGASSTRLGSQVVIVGGGPGGYEAALVAAQLKADVTLVERQGLGGAAVLTDVVPSKTLIATAEWRAMVAAAGELGIRAPEGRDASLQVDLGEVNARVVALAQQQSRDIRANLEREGVRIVEGTGRLAASDTVEVTGEDGEQELPADVVLLATGATPRELPTAVPDGERILTWTQVYSLAELPQRLVVVGSGVTGAEFAGAFSALGVDVVLISSRERVLPGEDADAAELVENAFRRGGMEVLSRSRAAGVVRRGDEVVVTLTDGREVTGSHCLLAVGGIPNTEGLGLAGAGVATTDTGHITVDRVSRTTVRGVYAAGDVTGVLPLASVAATQGRIAMWHALGDAVAPLDVRRVPATVFTSPEIATVGVSEVDAAAHEGRVTTVPLARNPRAKMLGIHEGFVKVISREGSGSVLGGVVVAPRASELIHVLTLAVASRVTVDQLASAMTIYPSLSGSIAEGARRLHAPVTD; encoded by the coding sequence ATGACGTCCCCGACGCCGCCCGCGACCTCCGCCAGCACCCCCGCACCCGACGGCTTGGCCGCCACGAGCGCCGCGAACGGACCGGGCAAGGCGCCCGACGCCAAGCGCGGCGCCTCGTCGACCCGGCTCGGCAGCCAGGTGGTGATCGTCGGCGGCGGCCCCGGCGGCTACGAGGCCGCGCTCGTGGCGGCGCAGCTCAAGGCGGACGTGACGCTGGTGGAGCGGCAGGGCCTGGGTGGGGCCGCGGTGCTCACCGACGTCGTCCCCTCCAAGACCCTCATCGCGACGGCGGAGTGGCGCGCCATGGTCGCGGCCGCGGGGGAGCTGGGGATCCGCGCACCCGAGGGGCGTGACGCCTCCCTCCAGGTCGATCTCGGCGAGGTGAACGCACGCGTCGTGGCGCTCGCGCAGCAGCAGAGCCGCGACATCCGGGCCAACCTCGAGCGCGAGGGGGTGCGGATCGTCGAGGGCACGGGGCGCCTCGCGGCGTCCGACACGGTCGAGGTCACGGGGGAGGACGGCGAGCAGGAGCTGCCGGCCGACGTCGTCCTCCTCGCGACGGGTGCGACCCCGCGCGAGCTCCCGACGGCGGTGCCCGACGGCGAGCGCATCCTCACCTGGACGCAGGTCTACTCCCTCGCGGAGCTGCCCCAGCGGCTCGTGGTGGTCGGGTCCGGCGTGACCGGGGCCGAGTTCGCCGGTGCGTTCAGCGCGCTCGGCGTCGACGTCGTGCTGATCTCCAGCCGGGAGCGCGTGCTGCCGGGCGAGGACGCCGACGCCGCCGAGCTGGTCGAGAACGCCTTCCGCCGCGGCGGCATGGAGGTGCTCTCGCGCTCCCGCGCGGCCGGGGTGGTGCGGCGCGGCGACGAGGTGGTCGTCACGCTCACCGACGGCCGCGAGGTGACGGGGTCGCACTGCCTGCTCGCGGTGGGCGGCATCCCGAACACCGAGGGGCTGGGGCTCGCGGGCGCCGGCGTCGCGACCACGGACACCGGTCACATCACGGTCGACCGCGTCTCCCGCACGACCGTCCGCGGCGTCTACGCGGCAGGTGACGTCACGGGTGTGCTCCCGCTCGCGTCGGTCGCGGCGACCCAGGGCCGCATCGCGATGTGGCACGCGCTGGGCGACGCCGTCGCGCCGCTGGACGTGCGCCGCGTCCCGGCGACGGTCTTCACCTCGCCCGAGATCGCGACGGTCGGGGTCAGCGAGGTCGACGCCGCCGCGCACGAGGGCCGCGTGACCACCGTGCCGCTCGCGCGGAACCCGCGCGCGAAGATGCTGGGCATCCACGAGGGCTTCGTGAAGGTGATCTCGCGCGAGGGCTCGGGCTCGGTGCTCGGCGGCGTGGTGGTCGCGCCGCGCGCGAGCGAGCTGATCCACGTGCTGACGCTCGCCGTCGCGAGCCGTGTGACGGTGGACCAGCTGGCCAGCGCGATGACGATCTACCCCTCGCTCTCCGGCTCGATCGCGGAGGGCGCCCGGCGCCTGCACGCGCCCGTCACCGACTGA
- a CDS encoding adenosine deaminase yields MTTDEHLDAPPALTEAMIAGLPKVLLHDHLDGGLRPTTLIELAADVGHELPATEPDALAEWFVTAADSGSLVRYLETFDHTIAVMQTVEGLRRVARDAAVDLAADGVVYAEQRYAPEQHLQRGLTLQEVVDAVQQGFDDGVAEAAEAGHTITIGTLITAMRHADRGVEIAELALANRDRGVVGFDIAGAELGFPASNQAAAFAELRRENFPFTIHAGEADGASSVHDAVQQGTLRLGHGVRLVEDVVRGEGADVDAADRAQLGRLAQWVLDRQIPLEVAPSSNLQTGIAGTISQHPITFLRDLGFAVTINTDNRLMSATSMSREFTLLAAEADWNLDDLEQATLLAAFAGFAHRDVLERIVAEQILPGYEAARAQG; encoded by the coding sequence ATGACCACCGACGAGCACCTCGACGCCCCGCCCGCCCTGACCGAGGCGATGATCGCCGGTCTCCCGAAGGTGCTCCTGCACGACCACCTCGACGGTGGCCTGCGCCCCACCACGCTCATCGAGCTCGCCGCCGATGTCGGTCACGAGCTGCCGGCGACCGAGCCGGACGCGCTGGCGGAGTGGTTCGTCACGGCGGCCGACTCGGGGTCGCTCGTGCGCTACCTCGAGACGTTCGACCACACGATCGCCGTGATGCAGACGGTGGAGGGGCTGCGCCGCGTGGCTCGCGACGCCGCGGTCGACCTCGCCGCCGACGGCGTCGTGTATGCGGAGCAGCGCTACGCGCCCGAGCAGCACCTGCAGCGGGGGCTCACGCTCCAGGAGGTCGTCGACGCCGTCCAGCAGGGGTTCGACGACGGCGTCGCCGAGGCCGCCGAGGCCGGGCACACGATCACGATCGGCACGCTCATCACGGCGATGCGGCACGCCGACCGCGGCGTCGAGATCGCGGAGCTGGCCCTGGCGAACCGCGACCGCGGTGTGGTCGGCTTCGACATCGCCGGCGCGGAGCTCGGCTTCCCGGCCTCGAACCAGGCCGCCGCGTTCGCGGAGCTGCGCCGGGAGAACTTCCCCTTCACCATCCACGCCGGTGAGGCCGACGGCGCCTCCTCGGTCCACGACGCGGTGCAGCAGGGCACCCTGCGGCTCGGCCACGGCGTCCGCCTGGTCGAGGACGTGGTCCGTGGCGAGGGTGCCGACGTCGACGCGGCGGACCGCGCGCAGCTCGGTCGCCTCGCGCAGTGGGTGCTGGACCGCCAGATCCCGCTCGAGGTCGCGCCGTCCTCGAACCTGCAGACCGGGATCGCCGGGACGATCTCCCAGCACCCGATCACGTTCTTGCGCGACCTCGGCTTCGCCGTCACGATCAACACCGACAACCGTCTCATGTCGGCCACGTCGATGAGCAGGGAGTTCACGCTCCTGGCCGCCGAGGCCGACTGGAACCTCGACGACCTGGAGCAGGCCACGCTCCTGGCGGCCTTCGCGGGTTTCGCGCACCGCGACGTGCTCGAGCGCATCGTCGCCGAGCAGATCCTGCCCGGGTACGAGGCGGCGCGCGCGCAGGGCTGA
- the dapE gene encoding succinyl-diaminopimelate desuccinylase, with the protein MSQPARALPDLATTDPVTLTRVLCDIASVSGEERAIADAVEHALRAMPHLEVLRDGDAVLARTNRARASRVVIAGHLDTVPVQGNLPTQLRTDEVDGEVLWGRGTVDMKGGVAVALHLAAAVADPAVDVTYAFYDHEEVEAAKNGLGRIARNHPAWLAADFAILGEPTSGHVEGGCNGTMRLDVRTPGCTAHSARAWRGHNAIHDLAPVLTALAAHTSETVTVDGLDYREGLNAVGVRGGIAGNMIPDDAVVTVNYRFAPSRDAAQAEAYVREVLADALAALPDATVTVTDVAEGARPGLDHPVAAAFVAAATAATGAQINPKYGWTDVARFSALGVPAVNFGPGDPSLAHADDERVPTAQIAAVADALRAWLAP; encoded by the coding sequence GTGAGTCAGCCCGCGCGCGCCCTGCCCGACCTCGCCACCACCGACCCGGTCACGCTGACGCGCGTGCTGTGCGACATCGCCTCGGTCAGCGGCGAGGAGCGCGCGATCGCCGACGCCGTCGAGCACGCCCTGCGGGCCATGCCCCACCTCGAGGTCCTGCGCGACGGCGACGCCGTCCTCGCGCGCACGAACCGCGCTCGCGCGAGCCGCGTCGTGATCGCCGGGCACCTCGACACCGTCCCGGTCCAGGGCAACCTGCCCACGCAGCTGCGCACCGACGAGGTCGACGGCGAGGTCCTGTGGGGCCGCGGCACGGTCGACATGAAGGGCGGCGTCGCCGTCGCGCTCCACCTCGCGGCCGCGGTCGCGGACCCCGCCGTCGACGTCACCTACGCCTTCTACGACCACGAGGAGGTCGAGGCGGCGAAGAACGGGCTCGGACGGATCGCGCGAAACCACCCCGCGTGGCTCGCCGCCGACTTCGCCATCCTCGGCGAGCCGACCTCCGGCCACGTCGAGGGCGGCTGCAACGGCACGATGCGGCTGGACGTGCGCACGCCCGGCTGCACCGCCCACTCGGCGCGCGCGTGGCGCGGCCACAACGCGATCCACGACCTCGCGCCCGTGCTGACGGCGCTGGCCGCACACACGAGCGAGACGGTCACGGTCGACGGGCTCGACTACCGCGAGGGGCTGAACGCCGTCGGCGTCCGCGGCGGGATCGCGGGGAACATGATCCCCGACGACGCCGTCGTCACCGTGAACTACCGCTTCGCACCCTCGCGCGACGCCGCGCAGGCCGAGGCGTACGTCCGCGAGGTGCTCGCCGACGCGCTCGCGGCGCTCCCGGACGCGACCGTGACGGTCACCGACGTCGCCGAGGGCGCGCGCCCCGGCCTGGACCACCCGGTGGCCGCCGCCTTCGTCGCGGCCGCCACCGCGGCCACCGGCGCGCAGATCAACCCCAAGTACGGCTGGACCGACGTCGCCCGCTTCTCCGCGCTCGGGGTCCCGGCCGTCAACTTCGGTCCCGGCGACCCGAGCCTCGCCCACGCCGACGACGAGCGGGTCCCGACGGCGCAGATCGCCGCCGTGGCCGATGCGCTCCGGGCGTGGCTCGCGCCCTGA
- a CDS encoding O-methyltransferase, with the protein MAGAERADRAQSWAYTEDVVVEPEAAAAARERAAEFGIDAVSPATGALLQVLAAASGARHVVEIGTGTGVSGVWLLGGMARDGVLTTIDVEVEYQREARRAFTAAGVPSSRTRTIAGRALDVLPRLADGAYDLVLLDSDVADLVDLVAQARRLLRVGGTLAVTRALWHDRVADPARRDVDTVAVRELVRQLVSDDGLAVSLVPAGGGLLVAVRR; encoded by the coding sequence ATGGCGGGTGCCGAGAGGGCGGACAGGGCCCAGAGCTGGGCCTACACCGAGGACGTCGTGGTGGAGCCCGAGGCCGCCGCGGCGGCCCGGGAGCGCGCCGCGGAGTTCGGGATCGACGCGGTCAGCCCCGCGACCGGGGCGCTGCTGCAGGTGCTCGCGGCCGCGAGCGGTGCGCGGCACGTGGTCGAGATCGGGACCGGCACGGGGGTCAGCGGCGTCTGGCTGCTCGGGGGCATGGCGCGCGACGGCGTCCTGACGACCATCGACGTCGAGGTCGAGTACCAGCGCGAGGCGCGGCGGGCGTTCACCGCCGCGGGCGTGCCGTCCTCGCGGACGCGCACCATCGCGGGCCGGGCGCTGGACGTCCTGCCGCGGCTGGCCGACGGTGCGTACGACCTCGTGCTGCTGGACTCCGACGTCGCCGACCTCGTGGACCTCGTCGCGCAGGCCCGGCGCCTGCTGCGCGTGGGCGGGACGCTCGCCGTGACGCGCGCCCTCTGGCACGACCGGGTGGCCGACCCGGCACGGCGCGACGTCGACACGGTGGCCGTGCGCGAGCTGGTGCGCCAGCTCGTCTCGGACGACGGGCTCGCCGTCTCGCTGGTGCCCGCCGGCGGTGGACTCCTCGTCGCCGTCCGGCGCTGA
- a CDS encoding purine-nucleoside phosphorylase: protein MTAPILDIDDPATDPFAVAQEAAAQLARATGVARHDVALVLGSGWGGAADLLGETVAEVPAHEITGFSAPAVAGHGATIRSIRLADREEGDGEPRHALVLGSRTHYYENKGVRRVAHGVRTAAAAGARTVVLTNGCGGLVPEWAPGTPVLISDHINLTAASPLEGATFVDLTDLYSSRLRDLARTVDDSLAEGVYVQFRGPHYETPAEVRMAGVLGGHLVGMSTSLEAIAARQAGLEILGLSLVTNAAAGISPDPLSHEEVIEAGRAAGPRISALLAAIVGKL, encoded by the coding sequence GTGACTGCACCGATCCTCGACATCGACGACCCCGCCACCGACCCCTTCGCCGTCGCGCAGGAGGCCGCAGCGCAGCTGGCGCGGGCCACCGGCGTCGCGCGCCACGACGTCGCCCTCGTGCTCGGATCGGGCTGGGGCGGCGCGGCCGACCTGCTCGGCGAGACCGTCGCCGAGGTCCCCGCCCACGAGATCACCGGCTTCAGCGCGCCCGCCGTCGCCGGCCACGGCGCGACCATCCGCTCGATCCGGCTCGCGGACCGCGAGGAGGGCGACGGCGAGCCCCGCCACGCGCTCGTCCTCGGCTCGCGCACGCATTACTACGAGAACAAGGGCGTCCGCCGGGTCGCGCACGGGGTGCGCACCGCGGCGGCCGCGGGTGCGCGCACGGTCGTCCTGACCAACGGGTGCGGCGGTCTCGTGCCCGAGTGGGCGCCCGGGACCCCCGTGCTCATCAGCGACCACATCAACCTCACCGCCGCCTCGCCGCTCGAGGGTGCGACGTTCGTCGACCTGACCGACCTGTACTCCTCCCGGCTGCGCGACCTCGCCCGCACGGTCGACGACTCCCTCGCCGAGGGCGTGTACGTCCAGTTCCGCGGGCCGCACTACGAGACGCCGGCCGAGGTCCGGATGGCCGGGGTGCTCGGCGGGCACCTGGTCGGGATGAGCACGTCGCTCGAGGCGATCGCGGCGCGCCAGGCCGGTCTGGAGATCCTCGGCCTCTCGCTCGTGACGAACGCCGCCGCCGGCATCTCGCCGGATCCGCTCTCGCACGAGGAGGTCATCGAGGCCGGTCGCGCCGCCGGGCCCCGCATCAGCGCGCTGCTGGCCGCGATCGTCGGGAAGCTGTGA
- a CDS encoding DUF3117 domain-containing protein yields MAAMKPRTGDGPLEVTKEGRGIVMRVPLEGGGRLVVELKADEASALKEALTGVVG; encoded by the coding sequence ATGGCCGCGATGAAGCCCAGGACGGGTGACGGACCTCTCGAGGTCACCAAGGAGGGGCGCGGCATCGTGATGCGCGTGCCGCTCGAGGGCGGGGGCCGTCTGGTCGTCGAGCTCAAGGCCGACGAGGCCTCGGCGCTCAAGGAAGCTCTCACGGGCGTCGTCGGCTGA